The Candidatus Eisenbacteria bacterium genome has a window encoding:
- a CDS encoding response regulator: MEGAERRKKILVVDDELDLTKILRISLEAQGFEVIVASDGQNGLAKAREEKPDLIILDLMLPRIDGYRVCRLLKFDERFRNIPIIMLTARIQETDKKLSLEMGADSFIPKPYDFARLTETVGILLSAPSKVSETR, translated from the coding sequence ATGGAAGGAGCAGAGAGAAGAAAGAAGATTCTTGTTGTCGATGATGAACTTGACCTGACCAAGATTCTCAGGATCAGCCTTGAAGCACAGGGCTTTGAAGTCATCGTTGCGAGCGACGGACAAAACGGCCTTGCAAAGGCGAGAGAAGAGAAACCGGATCTGATAATCCTCGATCTGATGCTTCCCAGGATAGACGGTTATAGAGTATGCAGGCTTCTCAAGTTCGATGAACGTTTTCGCAATATCCCGATCATCATGCTTACCGCAAGAATCCAGGAAACGGACAAGAAGCTGAGCCTTGAGATGGGTGCCGATTCATTCATCCCCAAGCCCTACGACTTCGCAAGACTTACGGAGACGGTGGGTATCCTTCTCTCAGCTCCCTCGAAAGTCTCCGAAACAAGATAA